A window of the Bdellovibrio svalbardensis genome harbors these coding sequences:
- a CDS encoding gamma-glutamylcyclotransferase family protein, whose amino-acid sequence MTTTRFFIYGSLTEGMIHYAKIQNFVESLAFARIKGTAYRLKVGFPALVKGGSDLVPGQLVELKGSELLKALLDEFYGYSQMDPDKSLYSREEVDVYVEGSSEPIKAWTYFLNPLKLPVNASVIPGGDWRRSIEEQPALTSKLTEKQMTYIQRLGRSSGREIVPIDLTLYRELMNLELIIDKGRRLALSKLGQEVFRHLA is encoded by the coding sequence ATGACTACAACACGTTTTTTCATCTATGGCTCGTTGACCGAGGGGATGATTCATTACGCTAAGATCCAGAACTTCGTGGAATCATTAGCTTTTGCCAGAATTAAAGGTACTGCATATCGTTTGAAAGTGGGCTTTCCAGCTCTCGTCAAAGGTGGCAGTGATTTGGTTCCGGGACAGCTTGTGGAGCTCAAAGGTTCGGAACTTTTGAAGGCTTTGTTGGATGAATTTTATGGCTACAGCCAGATGGATCCGGACAAGAGCCTCTACTCTAGAGAAGAAGTGGACGTTTACGTTGAGGGTTCGTCGGAGCCCATCAAAGCTTGGACGTACTTCTTGAACCCATTGAAACTTCCTGTTAACGCTTCTGTAATTCCTGGTGGTGATTGGAGAAGGTCGATTGAAGAGCAACCTGCTTTGACTTCCAAACTGACTGAGAAGCAAATGACTTATATTCAAAGACTGGGACGTTCTTCTGGCCGAGAGATTGTTCCGATCGATTTGACTCTTTATCGTGAGTTGATGAACCTAGAGCTCATCATTGATAAAGGTCGTCGTTTAGCTCTTTCTAAACTTGGCCAAGAGGTTTTTAGACATCTTGCCTAA
- a CDS encoding P-II family nitrogen regulator: MKKIEAIIKPFKLDDVVDALAEVGVEGVTVSEVRGFGRQKGRTEVYKGAEYVVDFLPKIKLEVVLPDALIDSAVEAIRKTAHTGKIGDGKIFVIPVESALRIRTGERDEEAL, from the coding sequence ATGAAAAAAATTGAGGCGATAATCAAACCCTTCAAACTTGATGATGTCGTCGATGCCCTCGCGGAAGTCGGCGTAGAAGGTGTCACTGTCTCTGAAGTTCGCGGCTTTGGCCGCCAAAAAGGTCGCACTGAAGTTTACAAAGGTGCAGAGTACGTCGTCGACTTTCTCCCAAAAATAAAACTGGAAGTGGTTCTTCCCGACGCATTGATCGACAGTGCCGTGGAAGCCATTCGCAAAACAGCACACACGGGAAAAATCGGAGACGGAAAAATATTTGTGATTCCAGTGGAATCAGCTCTGCGTATTCGTACCGGCGAAAGAGATGAAGAAGCTTTATAA
- the glnA gene encoding type I glutamate--ammonia ligase, translating into MNAKEVLKFAHEKGAKMVDLKFCDLIGTWQHLTIPLHQLEEEAFENGYGFDGSSIRGWKGIEESDMIIKPDPTTAMMDPFMETPTLSLICDVCLPETLQAYNRDPRQIVKKAIAYMQSTGIADTAYFGPEAEFFIFDDVRYEQTNNSGFYMVDSDEAAWNTGRDEGGNNLGYKIRPKEGYFPGLPTDTLQDIRSEICLEMEKCGMRVERHHHEVASAGQCEINFQYDTALNMGDKMMWFKYIVKNVSKRHGKTATFMPKPLFGDNGSGMHIHMSLWKDGKNLFAGNKYAGLSEMALYYIGGVLKHAPALCGIINPTTNSYKRLVPGFEAPTKLAYSFKNRSAAMRIPNSGPNPKAKRIEFRTPDPAANIYMAEAAILMAGLDGIINKIHPGDPLDKDIYGLPPQEAAAIPSVPGTLEESLNHLMANCSFLKKGDVFSEDLIETWVQYKIDKEVRPVQQRPVPYEFHMYYDC; encoded by the coding sequence ATGAACGCTAAAGAAGTTCTGAAGTTTGCGCACGAAAAAGGCGCTAAGATGGTTGACCTCAAATTTTGTGATTTGATCGGAACATGGCAACATCTAACGATACCTCTTCACCAACTCGAAGAAGAAGCCTTCGAAAACGGTTATGGCTTCGACGGAAGCTCTATTCGTGGTTGGAAGGGCATCGAAGAATCCGACATGATCATCAAGCCAGATCCGACAACGGCAATGATGGATCCTTTCATGGAAACTCCGACTTTGTCTTTGATCTGCGATGTGTGCTTGCCGGAAACTCTTCAAGCCTACAACCGCGACCCTCGTCAAATCGTGAAAAAAGCCATCGCCTATATGCAATCAACAGGCATTGCTGACACGGCTTACTTCGGACCGGAAGCAGAGTTCTTTATTTTTGATGACGTTCGCTATGAACAAACAAACAACTCTGGTTTCTACATGGTTGACAGCGATGAGGCCGCTTGGAATACCGGTCGCGATGAAGGCGGCAACAACCTGGGCTATAAAATTCGTCCTAAAGAAGGTTACTTCCCGGGCTTGCCAACAGATACTCTGCAAGACATCCGCTCTGAAATTTGCCTTGAGATGGAAAAATGCGGAATGCGCGTTGAGCGCCATCACCACGAAGTTGCTTCCGCGGGACAATGTGAAATCAATTTCCAATATGATACCGCTTTGAACATGGGCGACAAAATGATGTGGTTCAAATACATCGTTAAGAACGTGTCAAAACGTCATGGCAAAACAGCGACCTTTATGCCGAAGCCATTGTTCGGTGATAACGGATCAGGAATGCATATTCATATGTCTTTGTGGAAAGATGGAAAAAATCTTTTCGCCGGCAACAAGTATGCGGGCCTTTCTGAAATGGCGCTTTACTATATCGGTGGTGTTTTGAAACACGCCCCTGCTTTGTGTGGCATCATCAATCCGACAACAAATTCTTACAAGCGCTTGGTTCCTGGTTTTGAGGCCCCGACAAAATTGGCTTACAGCTTTAAAAACCGCTCTGCTGCGATGAGAATTCCAAACTCTGGGCCGAATCCAAAGGCAAAACGTATTGAGTTCCGCACTCCAGATCCTGCGGCAAATATTTATATGGCTGAGGCGGCTATTTTGATGGCGGGCTTGGATGGAATTATTAATAAAATTCACCCCGGCGACCCGCTAGATAAAGACATCTACGGTCTTCCACCTCAAGAAGCGGCGGCGATTCCTTCAGTTCCAGGAACTTTGGAAGAATCTTTGAACCACCTGATGGCGAACTGCAGCTTCTTGAAAAAAGGCGATGTTTTCTCTGAAGATCTTATCGAGACCTGGGTCCAGTACAAAATCGACAAAGAAGTTCGACCTGTACAACAAAGACCAGTTCCCTATGAGTTCCACATGTATTACGATTGCTAG